The genome window TAAACTTTGATTTTTATAGTTTGTGGACTTCCAATCTTTGATATTTTGAAGAAAATTAGAGACTGTTTTAGGAGATATTATAAACAAAGTTAAACTTATTATAAAAAGAGTTTACACAAAATGATGTTACATGTCTCCTCCAAGTTATGTTCCAAATTGATTAGGAAGATTAGGGCTCCTCTTCAATTTAGtgcagatgatgttgatgaagaCATAGCTTGAGATCTTGATGTTTTTACTTTTTAATCAGATGGCTCTTTCCTCAACACTGCTAAAACCAACTTCCAGTAAGGATCCTTCATAACCATTTCGAATTTGAGCAATGTAGGCGGGAGCGCCTGCATTGGCTCACACGGTGTTTTCTcacacatacacacaaacaaatcATACTCCCATCACAAACTCCCGAATAATTTAAAATCTTCAATCTCATGAATTTAAGCAAAAACATCTTCCACAAAAGATAACTGGGGAGTATCATTACAGGGTTCACTATCGGCTTGCAACTGCTCATAGTTTAATTGTCTTGAAGCTTCATACAAACCAATGCCAACACTAACAGACAAGTTCAGACATCTTACATAAGTTTCAACCATTGGAATTTTAAGCGTCCCACCACCAAGTGGCTCGTTTTTGCAGTCATGCAAAGCCTCGGGTGGTAGCCCACTGGTCTCTGACCCGAACACGAGCCAGTCTCCTCTCTTGTATGAAAAATCCTGCATGCACCAGAcacatttttagttttatttttaataattacTGTAAAAATAAATAACGAACCGTGGTGACTTACAGAATGTATGTTTGTCCCTCTTTTGGTAAATGCCAGCAGCCTTTTCTCACCACTCTGCACAGTACATACAACTTTAAGTCATTAATAACAAGTTATTGAAGAAAGGTAAACCGATAGCTTGAAGATTTAAATCACCTGTTGCTTGAAATAGTCACGAAAATCAGCCCACGAACTGTGCACTTTAACAACTACATATCTGATGTGAAGATGAAAAGGACAAATAAAAGTGTGTACACATTATACGATCTAAATTTAGCGCGATGACTTCAACTATTGAGTATATATACAATACTAAGGATACGGCCAGTAATCCAGTCCAGCTCGCTTTAGCTTTGTATCATCAACCTCAAATCCCAGTGGCTGAAGGAGAGAAAAACTATGACTCAATAAAAGGTTAAATTGTAGAAGAAGCTTAGAAAAACAGATGAAGCAGCGGGTACCTCAACCAGGTGCAACCCAACACCTGATGCTGCACAACTTCTAGCAATGCACCCAGTGTTTCCAGGAATCTGCAAAGGATTGTAAAATTATGAATACACAGCAAGAATAATGCCTGCACCTATAGATCTGGAGATATAAATTGTATGTGGATTTAATTAAAATGAATCCTGTATAAAAATTTAATCATTTCAGCTCAATTACACCTTTATCCAAACATATTCAAGAAGACTGGAATGAAATGCAAATGAATCGCAATAAAGGTCAAAGATAACTTTTTTAAAGGTAAACAGCAACAGAGAACTTTCTAAATGTCCAAAAATCGAAAATATATCCGTCTAAACTCTCATAATAACACAACGTTCAATAGGTTTTTATGACATATATTTTTTAACACCAAGAAATCTTCTCTGTTTAGATGCTTATAAAAATGTTTAGGCACTAGTGCTGCTACTGAATCTATCTCTTTTGGTCTCATGAAAGCTTCAACATTGGACCTCCAATCACTTTTACAAGGTGCAGACATCACGTATGCGAGGCATTGGTCAATGTAAAAGGCACGCAGCCTCTGATGCAATTTCCTGAGCCGCACACCTTTTAGAACC of Helianthus annuus cultivar XRQ/B chromosome 1, HanXRQr2.0-SUNRISE, whole genome shotgun sequence contains these proteins:
- the LOC110873406 gene encoding putative tRNA (cytidine(34)-2'-O)-methyltransferase; amino-acid sequence: MATAGCLKTLDFITTPIHFRRSISAPFRLRTSVLLQFKNKFNSPLSHHSSSPLCSLSESSTTEGVVNGSKVSDGKLLQVVLVSPQIPGNTGCIARSCAASGVGLHLVEPLGFEVDDTKLKRAGLDYWPYVVVKVHSSWADFRDYFKQQSGEKRLLAFTKRGTNIHSDFSYKRGDWLVFGSETSGLPPEALHDCKNEPLGGGTLKIPMVETYVRCLNLSVSVGIGLYEASRQLNYEQLQADSEPCNDTPQLSFVEDVFA